The following are encoded together in the Chaetodon trifascialis isolate fChaTrf1 chromosome 3, fChaTrf1.hap1, whole genome shotgun sequence genome:
- the ankrd33ab gene encoding photoreceptor ankyrin repeat protein — protein sequence MATAAEDPHLGSGPDEDDVSLSGSESDSDSILSDDSVLPDYMPGISNGSTATTLYQACAHNEPHSLRKVLERGVTKEEVMELDINGWNGLMVACCKGFLDIVYGLNNCPFLDINHQDNEGNTALMIASQAGHVSTVMYLLNYFPGLETEIKDCRGFTALIKAAMTGRNDVVAALVMAGADLHAIDSTKGKCAREWALKTGRYETLHRLRRLNLRPKAEQFCESYVPEWPELKERVANALAEKTARQKITQRIKNTFGFRFPRDPEDNGCLDHMVRMTTSVHSPLISTGCRPLCPTSPPEVGKRRLAVPELVKRHPDKELEESSVCHSNGSVSHIIPTIHSSESIGTTCCAEAERRGSILSLASTKVASTFLPRSMARRNSVFPSGCIPKINITRPSESTPKKEKKKKKKENGFLELPKWKYKEIREEKKKEKKKTEQAKAEKVKKEKRKEKENKKAKN from the exons ATGGCTACTGCAGCGGAGGACCCCCACCTGGGCTCAGGCCCTGATGAGGATGACGTGTCTCTGTCGGGCAGCGAGTCCGATTCAGACAGCATCCTCTCCGATGACTCGGTGCTTCCAGATTACATGCCGGGGATATCAAACGGGAGTACGGCAACAACACTGTATCAAGCATGCGCCCATAATGAACCCCACTCTCTGCGGAAAGTTCTGGAGAGAGGGGTCACAAAAGAGGAGGTCATGGAGCTGGACATCAATGGCTGG AATGGCTTGATGGTGGCTTGCTGCAAAGGTTTCCTGGACATTGTGTATGGGCTTAACAACTGTCCCTTTTTAGACATAAATCACCAGGACAATGAAGGCAACACTGCTCTGATGATTGCATCCCAAGCAG gtcaCGTCAGCACAGTCATGTACCTCCTAAACTACTTTCCTGGtttagaaacagaaataaaggaTTGTCGGGGTTTCACAGCCCTCATCAAAGCTGCTATGACTGGCCGCAATGATGTTGTAGCTGCACTTGTTATGGCTG GGGCTGACTTACATGCAATAGACTCCACAAAAGGAAAATGCGCTCGGGAATGGGCACTGAAAACAGGCCGCTATGAGACCCTGCATCGTCTCCGCCGCCTTAATCTGCGGCCAAAAGCTGAGCAGTTCTGTGAGAGTTATGTCCCTGAGTGGCCTGAGCTCAAGGAGAGAGTAGCCAACGCCTTAGCAGAGAAAACTGCTCGGCAAAAAATTACCCAGCGGATCAAAAACACGTTTGGATTCAGATTTCCTCGTGACCCAGAGGACAACGGGTGCTTAGATCACATGGTACGCATGACCACCAGCGTCCACAGCCCCCTAATTTCAACTGGATGCCGCCCACTCTGCCCCACAAGCCCTCCTGAGGTGGGGAAGAGGCGCCTGGCTGTGCCAGAGCTGGTGAAGAGACACCCAGATAAGGAGTTAGAAGAGAGCTCAGTGTGCCACAGTAACGGCTCAGTATCACACATCATTCCCACAATCCACTCCTCAGAGTCCATCGGTACAACATGCTGTGCAGAGGCCGAGCGGCGAGGCAGCATCCTCTCACTGGCTTCCACCAAAGTTGCTTCTACATTTCTTCCCCGCAGTATGGCGAGAAGGAACAGCGTGTTTCCCTCTGGCTGCATCCCCAAGATCAACATCACCAGGCCTTCAGAGTCTAcgccaaagaaagaaaagaagaagaagaagaaggaaaatggCTTCCTGGAACTACCCAAGTGGAAGTACAAGGAGatcagagaagagaaaaagaaggaaaagaagaaaactgagcaagcaaaggcagagaaagtgaaaaaagagaaaagaaaagagaaagagaacaagaaggcCAAAAACTAA